A single Anopheles arabiensis isolate DONGOLA chromosome 2, AaraD3, whole genome shotgun sequence DNA region contains:
- the LOC120897769 gene encoding actin-related protein 1, whose product MEPYDVIVNQPVVIDNGSGMIKAGFAGDHIPKCRFPNYMGRPKHVRVMAGALEGDMFVGPKAEDYRGLLSIRYPMEHGIVTDWNDMEKIWTYIYSKDELSTFAEEHPVLLTEAPLNPRKNREKAAEIFFETFNVPALFVSMQAVLSLYATGRVTGVVLDSGDGVTHAVPIFEGFAMPHSIMRVDIAGRDVTRYLKTLIRKEGFSFRTTAEFEIVRSIKEKVCSLATNPLKEETVDTEKTKYVLPDGNVLEIGPACYRAPEVLFRPHMLGEECEGIHEVLIYSIQKSDMDLRKMLYQNIVLSGGSTLFKGFGDRLLSEIRKHVAKDMKIRIAAPQERIYSTWMGGSILASLDTFKKMWVSKREFDEDGQRAIHRKTF is encoded by the exons ATGGAGCCTTATGATGTGATAGTGAATCAACCGGTCGTCATCGACAAC GGTTCGGGAATGATAAAGGCTGGCTTCGCTGGCGATCACATACCAAAATGTCGCTTCCCCAACTA CATGGGCCGGCCGAAGCACGTGCGCGTGATGGCCGGTGCGCTGGAGGGGGACATGTTCGTGGGACCAAAGGCGGAAGACTATCGGGGCCTGCTAAGCATCCGCTACCCGATGGAGCACGGCATCGTGACCGACTGGAACGATATGGAAAAGATCTGGACGTACATCTACAGCAAGGATGAGCTGTCCACGTTCGCCGAGGAGCATCCGGTGCTGCTAACCGAAGCGCCCCTGAACCCCCGGAAAAACCGCGAAAAGGCGGCCGAAATCTTCTTCGAAACGTTCAACGTGCCCGCACTGTTCGTGTCGATGCAGGCCGTGCTGAGTCTGTACGCGACCGGGCGCGTTACCGGCGTGGTGCTCGACTCGGGCGACGGTGTGACGCACGCCGTGCCGATATTCGAAGGCTTCGCCATGCCCCACAGCATCATGCGCGTGGACATTGCGGGGCGGGACGTGACCCGCTACCTGAAGACGCTGATCCGCAAGGAGGGTTTCAGCTTCCGCACGACGGCCGAGTTTGAGATAGTGCGCTCGATCAAGGAGAAGGTCTGCTCGCTGGCGACGAACCCGCTCAAGGAAGAGACGGTCGATACGGAGAAGACGAAGTACGTGCTGCCGGATGGTAACGTGCTCGAGATTGGACCGGCGTGCTACCGGGCACCGGAGGTGCTGTTCCGCCCGCACATGCTCGGCGAGGAGTGCGAGGGCATCCACGAGGTGCTAATATACTCGATTCAAAAGTCCGACATGGATTTGCGGAAGATGCTCTATCAGAACATTGTGCTGTCGGGCGGATCGACCCTGTTCAAGGGTTTCGGCGATCGGTTACTGTCCGAGATCAGAAAGCACGTGGCAAAGGATATGAAAATTAGG ATCGCTGCACCACAGGAGCGTATCTACTCTACCTGGATGGGTGGATCGATTCTGGCCTCGCTCGACACATTCAAGAAGATGTGGGTCTCGAAGCGAGAGTTCGACGAGGACGGTCAGCGGGCGATCCATCGGAAAACGTTTTAA
- the LOC120897767 gene encoding BRCA1-associated protein-like: MSALVSLCLLKIELVADRSRSQSTVMLGPSESGSACDDAATGGSIVGDEAAGAVSNEHPNNPRLQREMRGQRKPKKITIESYRNRLLDGGPAPSDEYRGILPKSSREQTPMDEVPPPAATEILGEINFFSGNPFVEVTKGILHLFKRNERADISEGGVSKTLCLIAVPSSLNCHDILNFIAPCQKEIQHVRILRDGSPNQFMVLLEFRCVEGAIEFFKTFNGAPYNSLEPDTLCHAVWVSSVEWGLDDCCVTPQGHTELPSCPVCLERMDESVDGVLTILCNHVFHAGCLNKWGDSTCPVCRCVQTPELSEQSVCMECEGTEALWICLICGHIGCGRYQGGHAASHYRTTNHTYALQLGTNRVWDYAGDNFVHRLLQSKSDGKLVATQSPGGDDGEEKIDSMQLEFTYLLTSQLDAQRDYYEERLSRLESIICGERQKLQEDHEQAKQKTAQLEVKLHALTKEKNSLERKVSQLTSKLGTVLGELAEEKQFGKTLQANQVTWQTKFTTLEKQCTEKEQEIVELKEQVRDLMFYMEAQNTIAGSELKSELVDGTVVLPADAVAAASSISASGAFAAGTSAGGAKAKRRQRRK; this comes from the exons ATGTCTGCATTGGTTTCCTTATGTTTGCTGAAGATTGAACTAGTAGCCGACCGAAGCCGCAGCCAGTCGACGGTCATGTTGGGCCCGTCGGAATCCGGATCCGCCTGCGATGACGCAGCAACGGGCGGCAGCATAGTTGGCGATG AAGCGGCTGGTGCGGTTTCGAACGAGCATCCCAACAATCCCCGGCTGCAGCGCGAGATGAGAGGGCAGCGAAAGCCGAAGAAGATCACCATCGAGAGCTATCGTAATCGGCTGCTGGATGGGGGACCGGCGCCGTCGGACGAGTACCGTGGCATCCTGCCAAAAAGCTCCCGCGAGCAGACACCGATGGACGAGGTGCCGCCACCGGCGGCCACAGAGATCCTGGGGGAGATAAATTTCTTTTCCGGCAATCCGTTCGTCGAGGTTACGAAAGGCATCCTTCATCTGTTCAAGCGGAA cGAACGGGCGGACATATCGGAGGGTGGCGTTTCGAAGACACTTTGTCTGATTGCAGTGCCGTCATCGCTCAACTGTCACGATATTCTCAACTTCATTGCACCGTGCCAGAAGGAGATACAGCACGTGCGCATCTTGCGCGATGGTTCGCCGAACCAGTTCATGGTGCTGCTCGAGTTCCGCTGCGTCGAGGGTGCGATCGAGTTTTTCAAAACGTTCAACGGCGCACCGTACAACAGCCTGGAGCCGGACACATTGTGCCACGCCGTGTGGGTGTCGAGCGTCGAGTGGGGCCTGGACGATTGTTGCGTGACACCGCAGGGCCACACCGAGCTACCGTCCTGTCCGGTGTGTCTCGAGCGGATGGACGAAAGCGTCGACGGTGTGCTGACCATCCTGTGCAACCACGTGTTCCATGCCGGGTGTCTGAACAAGTGGGGCGACTCGACCTGCCCGGTGTGCCGCTGCGTGCAGACGCCCGAACTGTCCGAACAGTCCGTGTGCATGGAGTGCGAGGGTACGGAGGCGCTGTGGATTTGCCTGATCTGCGGCCACATCGGGTGCGGCCGATATCAGGGCGGACACGCCGCCTCCCACTATCGGACAACAAATCACACGTACGCGCTGCAGCTCGGCACGAACCGGGTGTGGGACTATGCGGGCGATAACTTTGTGCACCGCTTGCTGCAGAGCAAATCGGACGGCAAGCTGGTCGCGACGCAATCACCCGGCGGGGACGATGGTGAGGAGAAGATCGACTCGATGCAGCTGGAGTTCACCTACCTGCTGACGTCGCAGCTCGACGCGCAGCGGGATTATTACGAGGAGCGGCTTTCGCGCCTCGAGTCCATCATCTGCGGCGAGCGGCAGAAGCTGCAGGAGGACCACGAGCAGGCGAAACAAAAGACGGCACAGTTGGAGGTGAAGCTGCACGCGCTTACGAAAGAGAAGAACAGTCTGGAACGGAAAGTCTCGCAACTAACGTCAAA ATTAGGCACGGTGCTGGGTGAATTGGCGGAAGAGAAGCAGTTTGGTAAAACGCTGCAAGCAAATCAAGTTACCTGGCAAACTAAATTCACCACCCTGGAGAAACAGTGCACGGAGAAGGAGCAGGAAATTGTCGAACTCAAGGAGCAGGTACGCGATCTCATGTTCTACATGGAGGCACAGAACACGATTGCCGGCTCGGAGCTCAAGAGTGAGCTGGTCGACGGGACGGTAGTGCTTCCGGCGGACGCAGTTGCCGCCGCCTCATCCATTTCCGCCAGCGGCGCATTTGCCGCCGGTACTAGCGCTGGCGGAGCAAAGGCAAAACGACGCCAACGGAGGAAGTAA
- the LOC120897771 gene encoding putative odorant receptor 71a yields MTAEIEQLFSAAYFAQFGSSGLVICASGFKTSSMFNLYELTAIQNLLYMLSMIFQMFLPCRFGNEVTRKSHLLRTSIYSSRWYEMGLQERKTLRMLLQRMNKPLTLKAFYFFNYNLQAFTTTLNMAYSLYALLQRNALKKV; encoded by the exons ATGACCGCTGAAATCGAGCAGCTCTTCTCGGCGGCATACTTTGCCCAGTTCGGGTCGAGCGGTTTGGTGATTTGTGCGTCCGGATTCAAGACATCTTCAATG TTTAACCTGTACGAGCTGACCGCCATCCAGAATCTGCTCTACATGCTGTCGATGATATTTCAAATGTTCTTACCATGTCGCTTCGGCAATGAGGTGACGCGCAAAAGCCACCTGCTTCGGACCTCCATCTACAGCTCCCGTTGGTACGAGATGGGATTGCAGGAGCGCAAAACGTTGCGTATGTTGCTGCAGCGCATGAACAAACCGCTCACGCTGAAGGCGTTCTATTTTTTCAACTACAATCTACAGGCGTTTACTACG ACACTCAATATGGCCTATTCGTTGTACGCATTGTTGCAACGCAACGCATTGAAGAAagtttaa
- the LOC120908512 gene encoding ninjurin-2 isoform X2, with the protein MGASGLFARPNALKSMDANRYATKKTIAQGMLDIALLTANASQLKYILQVGEKHEFYGLMLTLISISIILQMLVGILFVVIGSLNINRKPDQTAAIVLNDVILVLIFVISLINVIISGFGIEYSSQPLRLLERVESSPSATAATLTAAAKPSVASFLLK; encoded by the exons ATGGGTGCAAGCGGACTGTTTGCGCGGCCCAATGCC CTCAAATCCATGGATGCCAATCGGTACGCGACGAAGAAAACCATCGCCCAGGGCATGCTGGACATTGCGCTGCTAACGGCCAACGCATCGCAGCTGAAGTACATCCTGCAGGTGGGCGAAAAGCACGAGTTCTACGGTCTGATGCTGACACTAATCAGCATCTCGATCATACTGCAG ATGCTTGTCGGCATACTGTTTGTGGTGATCGGTAGCTTAAACATCAACCGCAAACCGGACCAAACGGCCGCCATCGTACTGAACGATGTTATCCTGGTGCTCATATTTGTCATCTCGCTGATCAATGTCATCATATCCGGGTTCGGTATTGAGTACTCGTCGCAACCACTCCGGTTGCTGGAGCGCGTCGAATCGTCACCATCCGCCACTGCTGCAACACTCACTGCTGCGGCCAAACCCTCGGTGGCTTCATTCTTGTTGAAGTAG
- the LOC120897768 gene encoding uncharacterized protein LOC120897768 — protein MAARATPHQTDVSRPPPQIDDSFPHPTLLEQLRVADEHCVQQFLACVSSANTPHESKPSPSPMPVNIGTYREELREALLVMQTLHHSMLVLEELKEDDPNWKGEVQRAEQLKSLLVDSLLPLEDATRKEQLAHKLTIRQKKRAWQKRRNERLKANRTAQQASRVERLREIAAWQADWQERLNQERIAREELQMKTHILTDVRRRKARAKRVLGRFEKSLRLRQQRQRSKPTIDPELEESFRKRMDTLVTEWSAKLNECVREEKRLKDELNRQTVGNAGRRRENRWRKVLFGSAAQSALAAGRRSNKEDLWQELVTVRRAWDKFCLPFEPNNSANNAGGSVAPSTWILPPEQPLPEWGVYRDEGQIKHGKESHRYPARSSV, from the coding sequence ATGGCTGCACGTGCCACGCCGCATCAAACGGACGTATCGAGACCTCCTCCCCAAATAGATGATTCCTTCCCACATCCCACACTGTTGGAACAGTTGCGGGTAGCCGATGAGCACTGTGTGCAACAGTTTCTAGCTTGCGTATCAAGCGCAAATACGCCCCATGAGAGTAAACCCAGTCCCTCGCCCATGCCGGTCAATATTGGCACCTACCGGGAAGAACTACGTGAAGCATTGCTCGTTATGCAAACTTTGCACCATTCAATGTTGGTTCTGGAGGAGCTAAAAGAGGACGATCCAAACTGGAAGGGAGAAGTCCAGCGTGCGGAACAGCTGAAATCCCTTCTTGTCGATTCTTTACTACCACTGGAAGATGCAACTAGAAAGGAACAACTAGCGCACAAGCTTACCATCCGGCAAAAGAAGCGAGCATGGCAAAAACGACGTAACGAGCGCCTCAAAGCGAATCGaacagctcagcaagcgtCTCGCGTGGAACGCCTCCGGGAAATTGCAGCCTGGCAAGCGGACTGGCAGGAACGTCTCAACCAGGAACGCATCGCCCGGGAAGAGCTGCAGATGAAAACGCACATCCTAACCGACGTCCGGCGTCGAAAGGCTCGCGCTAAACGAGTGTTGGGTCGGTTCGAGAAATCCCTTCGGCTGCGCCAACAACGCCAGCGCAGCAAACCCACGATCGATCCCGAGCTGGAAGAAAGCTTCCGAAAGCGCATGGACACACTCGTCACCGAGTGGAGCGCCAAGCTGAACGAGTGCGTTAGGGAGGAAAAACGACTAAAGGATGAGCTAAACCGCCAGACCGTCGGTAATGCGGGCCGGCGCCGGGAGAACCGTTGGCGCAAGGTTTTGTTCGGTTCTGCTGCACAAAGTGCGCTAGCAGCGGGCCGCCGATCTAATAAGGAAGATTTGTGGCAAGAGCTCGTCACGGTACGCCGAGCATGGGATAAGTTTTGTTTGCCCTTTGAACCGAACAACAGTGCGAACAATGCTGGTGGCAGTGTTGCTCCTTCCACGTGGATTCTTCCACCGGAACAGCCACTCCCCGAGTGGGGTGTGTATCGGGATGAAGGGCAAATCAAACATGGGAAAGAGAGCCATCGATACCCCGCCCGCAGCAGTGTTTGA
- the LOC120896912 gene encoding uncharacterized protein LOC120896912: MYDPGRFIFPMRFSMWAWKVCGFFNAPVPKSVAYRVYCYAFYSCIMAVYLFVLLLNVFVPQPFEQRVFFIMYIFLTETAMILKTLTIYRHFNIVWSLYETTLGVSFQPRDEQERKLQQRRLAVFNRWYYAYIFVSHMAAFGTGSHLLSAEYRMPFFPWFFGVPYGEDAHVAYYTIFAYQSFGMYFHMLLNTAGDTQLCYMMHMIGIQLELLGKRFRDLNNSEEFDRSFVPLVQHYNKIHRWV; this comes from the coding sequence ATGTACGACCCGGGTCGGTTCATCTTCCCGATGCGCTTCAGCATGTGGGCCTGGAAGGTGTGCGGCTTTTTTAACGCACCGGTACCAAAGTCCGTCGCGTACCGCGTGTACTGCTACGCGTTCTACTCCTGCATCATGGCGGTGTACCtgtttgtgctgctgttgAACGTGTTCGTACCGCAACCGTTCGAGCAGCGGGTGTTCTTCATCATGTACATCTTTCTGACCGAAACGGCCATGATCCTGAAAACGCTGACCATTTATCGGCATTTCAACATCGTCTGGAGCCTGTACGAAACTACGCTGGGGGTGTCATTTCAACCGCGTGACGAGCAGGAACGGAAGCTGCAGCAACGAAGGCTGGCCGTATTCAACCGGTGGTACTATGCGTACATCTTCGTGAGTCATATGGCTGCATTCGGTACCGGGAGCCATTTGCTCAGTGCTGAGTATCGGATGCCGTTCTTTCCGTGGTTTTTCGGTGTCCCGTACGGGGAGGATGCACACGTGGCGTACTACACGATCTTTGCATACCAGAGCTTCGGGATGTACTTTCACATGCTGCTCAACACGGCCGGCGATACGCAGCTGTGCTATATGATGCACATGATAGGCATCCAGCTGGAACTGCTGGGAAAACGGTTTCGCGATTTAAATAACTCCGAAGAGTTCGATCGTTCGTTTGTGCCGTTGGTGCAGcattacaacaaaatacatcGGTGGGTTTGA
- the LOC120908514 gene encoding putative odorant receptor 71a, producing the protein MLCRVQNLFSPAYFVQFSVSGLVICASAYQVASMLNLNDFSKLMNVFYMMSMTMQIGLPCYYGNEVTLKSYALTNAIYSSRWYDMPQSNRKSVQMFLVRTNKPFAVAAFGYFNFNLPAFTTILNMAYSVYCVLQRKAKNV; encoded by the exons ATGCTGTGTCGAGTACAGAACCTCTTCTCACCTGCCTATTTTGTGCAGTTCAGTGTTAGCGGGCTGGTCATCTGCGCTTCGGCTTATCAGGTAGCCTCGATG CTCAATCTAAACGACTTCAGCAAACTGATGAACGTGTTCTACATGATGTCGATGACGATGCAGATCGGACTGCCGTGTTACTATGGCAACGAAGTAACACTCAAAAGCTACGCCCTTACGAATGCCATCTACTCCTCGCGCTGGTACGACATGCCGCAAAGCAACAGGAAAAGCGTGCAAATGTTTCTCGTGCGCACCAACAAACCGTTCGCAGTGGCTGCGTTTGGTTATTTCAACTTTAACTTGCCCGCATTTACAACG ATTTTAAATATGGCATATTCCGTGTACTGTGTGCTGCAGCGTAAAgcaaaaaatgtgtaa
- the LOC120897770 gene encoding deoxyhypusine hydroxylase has product MVQIDESKVAAIGDVLNNRDRPLKERFRALFTLRNIGGERALESIGRCFDDESALLKHELAYCLGQMQDVRAIPVLTKVLADVQQEAMVRHEAAEALGAIGDSSVEDTLVSYSKDPVVEVAETCEIALERVRWLKQKEALKDDNPYASVDPTPPATSKSVEELQRILMDEADTLFNRYRAMFALRNLRTEEATLALASGLKGKSALFRHEVAFVLGQLQEECSVPFLVENLRDPAENEMVRHECAEALGAIATDECTRVLNEYLKDEKRVVKESCEVALDMCEYENSPEFQYADTLVKVNDGQ; this is encoded by the coding sequence ATGGTCCAAATAGATGAAAGCAAAGTGGCCGCCATCGGCGACGTGTTAAACAACCGTGACCGACCACTGAAGGAACGATTCCGGGCGCTGTTCACTTTGCGCAACATCGGTGGCGAGCGTGCGCTCGAGTCCATCGGCCGGTGTTTCGATGACGAATCGGCCCTGCTCAAGCACGAGCTGGCCTACTGTCTGGGGCAGATGCAGGACGTCCGGGCCATTCCCGTGCTCACGAAAGTGCTTGCCGATGTGCAGCAGGAAGCGATGGTGCGACACGAGGCGGCCGAAGCACTCGGCGCGATCGGCGACAGCTCGGTCGAGGACACGCTGGTCAGCTACAGCAAGGACCCGGTCGTGGAGGTAGCGGAAACGTGCGAAATTGCACTGGAGCGTGTGCGATGGTTGAAGCAGAAGGAAGCACTGAAGGACGACAACCCGTACGCCTCGGTCGACCCAACACCGCCGGCCACTTCCAAGAGCGTCGAGGAGCTGCAGCGAATTCTGATGGACGAGGCGGACACGCTGTTCAACCGGTACCGGGCCATGTTTGCGCTGCGCAATCTGCGCACGGAGGAGGCAACGCTCGCGCTGGCCAGCGGGCTAAAGGGTAAGAGTGCACTGTTCCGGCACGAGGTGGCGTTCGTGCTGGGGCAGCTGCAGGAGGAGTGCAGTGTGCCGTTTTTGGTGGAAAACTTGCGCGATCCGGCGGAAAACGAAATGGTACGGCATGAGTGCGCGGAAGCGCTTGGCGCGATTGCGACGGACGAGTGTACGCGCGTGCTGAACGAGTATCTGAAGGACGAAAAGCGCGTGGTAAAGGAGAGCTGCGAGGTGGCGCTCGATATGTGCGAGTACGAGAACAGTCCCGAGTTTCAGTACGCCGACACGCTGGTTAAGGTAAACGATGGACAATGA
- the LOC120897772 gene encoding tubulin-specific chaperone A, which translates to MSDPRLRQLTIKTGVVKRLSKEKVVYEKEVVTQQNRIDKLKASGSDDHVLRKQEEVLQESMMMIPDCQRRLAKAHEELSEMIKNEEELKETEQYQAAVAALEDAKVNLPQKITA; encoded by the exons ATGTCTGATCCTCGCCTGCGCCAGCTAACCATCAAAACAGGTGTTGTGAAGCGTCTGTCCAAGGAAAAGGTCGTGTACGAGAAGGAAGTTGTAACGCAGCAGAACCGCATCGACAAACTGAAAGCTTCCGGCTCGGACGACCATGTGCTGCGCAAGCAGGAAGAGGTACTGCAGGAATCTATGATGATGATTCCGGACTGCCAGCGACG TTTGGCTAAAGCGCACGAAGAGCTGTCGGAAATGATCAAAAACGAGGAGGAGCTGAAGGAAACGGAGCAGTATCAAGCGGCCGTGGCTGCGCTGGAAGATGCCAAAGTAAATTTGCCGCAAAAGATTACTGCATAA